The DNA sequence GGTTGTGAGTGAGCCTTGGCCTTGATGGCATCATTGGGAGGCACCTCGTTGTTAGGAGTGGCAAAGGCATCATCACTATCATCAGCAAGGAATGTATTAAACAAAGCATCAAGTCCAACTTAATCGCCAGCCATCGATACTGAAACAAAACATGGAAGCTAGTTAGTCGTTAAACCGGTTGAATAAACAAGGGTAATGGCAAACATGGGTACACCACTAAACGACTACTCACATATATAACTCCTAGCCATGTCCCGATCACCCATGAGGAGATGGGAATTAACATGATTCTTCCCGAAAACGGCCAACAACACGTCGGCGACCCTCTTGTTCTCGAGAGACAACCCTTTGTACGTCACTTTGGTAAAGGCATTAGCTCCCGCCCCGAAACTCCAGTAGGTCGGGATGCGACGTTCTCTCTCCAACGTCAACCAAAAGGGATGCCAACCTTCAGCCGGGCGAACCTTAAAGTATTTATCCTTGAAACCATGATACGAATTCTCAAACAGGCCAAAGATCCTCCGACCTTGGGCTGAACGGAAAGACATGAAGCCTTTTTTAGCCTTCCTCTCTTTAGAAGGATTTGTCAaggtaaaaagaaataaaaatacctTGACGGAAGCCGGCAGCTCTAAGTACTCATACACCATCTCGAAACAGTGGATagaagcccaactgttcggatgcaactAAGATGGCGCCACATCGCAGCGGTTAAGCAACGCCATTTGAAAAGGGGAGAAGGGGATGCAAACCCCTAGGTGGGTGAACATCACCTTGTACATCCAGATCCAATCGGAGATCCGGGAAGAGTGTAGGTTTAGCTGGAATATCCGTTCGTTAGCGGCAGGGACGAAAACCTGGTAATTGGCCTCCTCGTCGCCCCCTCCACAGAGATACTCGGCTTGTCGGAACTCGTCAAGTTCCTCTAGGGTCATTTGGGTGGGGGTTTCCTTCACATCCGAAGTCATCCAGGCATATCGGTCGTACGGCTGCGCCCTCACGGCGGGAACCCTCATGATAGGACGTTgggccatacctacagtggggcacCACTCAAAGTTAGTCTAAGAGGTCGAGAGACCGGCGCTAACACCAGATTCCATAGTTTGCCTACCCAATGCCTACAGTTAAGCAAAGCCTAAATCTATGTTCAAAAAACGAAGCCTAACATCAAAAGCCTGGAATGGTTACCCCCCTAAATGCCTATGTACTGAAACTATTCAAGCACTCAATCAAATGAACAATGCGCATGCAGAATCGAAAATGGAAAAGCAAGCAGCATAACAACAGAACAAAGCTATCTAGATTAAGAGAAGGGAAAATGAGCTTACCAGGATAATACTGATGATTGAAGGAGGCTGAAAAGCTGGGGGAGATTTGGACGAAGCAAGGATTCGCAACAaggaacttgggaagtgatgggAGAAAGCGAAAGAGATGTGATGATAGTGGAGAAGTGGAAGCGAAAGTGAAGGGAAGCCAAAAGGAAACTGACGCGTAAAGAAGCGCGAAAGACAAGGGTATAGTCGACTTTTCACGAGGGGTTTAAATCAATCATCAATGGCATTAAATGCTCGGCGCAGAAATCGAGGCGACGTGGGACGTTCCCTCAAGGCGACGAGCCTCACTCGCTCGTAGGGGGCACGCCCACACCACAACCAAGCAGCAGCCCGACCAGGCGACGACACGTGAAGGAAAGCATAACGCGCCAACTATGGCACTCATGGTCACAGCCGGCGCGCTGGAGAAACTGTTCTGGCCCGACCCGGCTGGGTCATTGTCCGACCCGACCCACCCAACCGACTAAGCGGACCCCGCGCCCGGGTTGTAACCTGGATACCTACCTCCTGGCAGCCAGCTGTATGACAGCTGGAAAAGAAAGTTTCGGAAAAAGGGACCTCTCCTATGGGACCCGTCCTACTGATAGtgtatatatggggagggtcctacccctatCCCAAGATATACATGAAAAACAAGGTTTTAGACCACTCTTCTTTTTGAGATATATTTTTTGGCAGAATCGCAATTTTAAAGAATCTACAATTTTACATGGCACTTCTGCACAATTTTTACTCTACGTACTCGTACAGCAAAAGCATAACAGAAAAAAGAAGTTGAACCATAAAAACATGTATTTCTACGAGCTTGCATACAATTTTATAGACATTTAATCTTAAGAGATAAGAAGCTTAATAATGCACAAACGTCAAATTAAACGATGTCATAATATTATTACATAAGAATTAAAAGCTTTACCTCTCTAAAAGAGAGAGGGcctatttttttagaaatagagTAACCGTCCATGTAATACACTGTAATGATAAagtggtgtattttttttttatgaatattattttttattttaattataaaatttaatctttagatttgagaagttttaaaattgataaagaaCTTTGCTTTTTAAATTTCATGACGATTGAGTCGTGAATTTTGTATATcgaaaatatttacttatttagtaactaaataatcactaaatgttaaataaaataaattttgattttttttctaatatgtatatatataaattgaaaaatcTGATTTGCATTGAAATTTATGTGGAacacaaattatttatatatttcaaAAAGTAAAAAGTTTAAAACTATTGATTTGAGAGACAGGTTTATGTActaaaattttgattatttaatttgcTGATATCTGATTTTACATTATGATAAAATATACCgagtttcaaatttttaataacattaaaaaacagttattaattgaatattaaaattagaataaacTATTAAAAGTACACTCGAATAATTTTTTACCGACAAAAATGCATTTAAATTTTCTATCAACAAAAATacattcaaataatttaaaaacgtaaCAAAATATccaacattaaatatatattttttaaaaaatattttaaaaattaaattttgatatttatttgTAAGCAATATtagaaaaatgaaatatttttattcataaaatttaataaatttttgttcattatgtatttttttgtgactttttaaaaatattattgattgttaacaaaaaaattacaaaaaaatcacaaaaaaatatacttaacaaaaaatcactaaattttaaaaataaaaatatctcattttttaattgtatttataaaaaatcgtattaaaattcaatatctaaaatattttttgacaatacatatttaatattgaaattttttgtcgcgattttaaattatttaagaacatTTCTATCGATAAtcaaatttaaatgtatttttattaacgatcaaaattatttaaatatattgttGATAATTTATCCTTAAAATTAAAAAGTGGAAAGAGGGAGTGAGAGAGAGGCCAAAAGAAAAACAGGGTGAGTAGTAGCAAAATAATTAAGTGATTATAAAGGCGAAAAAAGAGAAGGAAGGAAAAGAACAATTTAGTCTATTCTCAAGCTTCTGATTTCTTgggagttttttatggttttctaattttctttGACAATGAAACTAGCTAGTTAAATCAACATCATATGATCCCAAATAACAAGCACCAAACTCCTAACTCtcaaattttaattaactaacaaaaaaaaaacgaaaaaaaaaaaacagaaataaaaaaaaaaaactcaactttAATAAAATCCCTTTCAAACTAACAAAATGGTTTGACTAGGGATGGTGGTAGACCCAGTAGACCTATGAGGTGGAATAGGTGGCCTATTACCAAtgaagttattattattactattattattattattattttcattgaccCTTTTTGTTGAACTAATAAGTGAAGAACATGAGGCCCTTGAAAAACTTGTTGAAGAATGCaacaatcctctcttattataaTTAGAAGCTTGATggctctcatcatcatcatctcccaTTTTCTGTGCATAGCTTCTACAAGATTTCAACTTCTTGTTGTATGGGTTCTCTGGCTTTGCAAGATCCTCCAAGCTCCTTACTTTTGCTAATGAACTAAAAGATTGTGACTTTCCTTCGTAATACTTTGATAGCCCCCTCCTATTAATATCATTCATTAAATTAA is a window from the Arachis hypogaea cultivar Tifrunner chromosome 17, arahy.Tifrunner.gnm2.J5K5, whole genome shotgun sequence genome containing:
- the LOC112767002 gene encoding uncharacterized protein, producing the protein MVEKAAAHEIGDASSSSFGSGNSSDDSSLVMESDSFEEVMSPSSSSTTFSTSTNDPLSDMSSLFQQLPIKRGLSKYYEGKSQSFSSLAKVRSLEDLAKPENPYNKKLKSCRSYAQKMGDDDDESHQASNYNKRGLLHSSTSFSRASCSSLISSTKRVNENNNNNNSNNNNFIGNRPPIPPHRSTGSTTIPSQTILLV